CTATCACTCCACGGGAGGCGTCTCCGGCTCCTCGGGCAGCTCGCTGTGCAATCCGGGGGACTGGTTCTGCGGCGGCACACTCAACACGGGCACCAGCGCGTGCAGCTCCGGCCAGGCCAAGTGGTCCTACCACTCGGTGAGCTTCCGGGATGACGGCGAGGACTACAGCCACTCGGGCAACGGCAACTGGGAGGGAATCCCCGGCGTGGTGCGCAAGGACGTGGCCAGCCGCGCCTACTGAAGGGCAGCCCACTCCAATCAAGCCACCACTGCCTGAGCGAACGCGAACAATCCCGGTCAGTCATGCTGCGTCCTGACCATCCCGGTCCCGCGCGCGCGCAGGCAGATAGCAAAACGATTGGGGGGCCACGCCACTCTTGATCAACGACCGCAACTCCAGTGGCTTTCGGTATCGACGCACTCTCTGGACCTTGATGGCGTACGCGGTCGATCGCCCCTCGAAGTACTCATCGAAGAAGCGCCGAGAGATGCCAGCCAGCTTTGCAGTCCGCGCCCAGAGCGTGCTGGGGCGCTCAGACAGAACCTCGGCGATGTCGAACTCGCCCACCACCTTGCCCACTGGCTTGGTGGCGTAGATGACCACGGTCTTCACCGTGGGGTTCTTGAAGACCGCCTTCCGAAATTCGAACTGCTTCTCACCATCGAGGATCTTCTCCGCGTACTCAGGCTTTATTGACAACAAGACTTTCATCGACGAGCCCCTTCCGAAGAACGTTTAGGAATTGCTTATGGCTTAGCGGCAGGAAGCCCCAGCGAACATTGCCTTCAAGTCCGAGTTCCTCGATCATTACTTTGCGAGTCACCCGCTTCTTCAAAGCAATGTTGTAGGTGAATCGAATGACGTGAGGGTACTTCTTGTGCTTCCAGAAGCCCAGCAATTCGTGCTCCTCGAAGACGCTGTAGGGGCGGCAGTACGCGAGGAAGTCCTCCTGCGTCTTGAAGGAATAGATGGGCCGGTACTCCTCGACGACGCAGGCTGACGTGGCGACTGACCGGTAGTGGGCGGGCCCTTGCTGGTCGCTCGTCCGGTAGATCAGGAGCACATCGCCACGCTTCAGAGCATCCATGCCCGACATCGCGGCCAGGTACACCTTGTGGATGCTGTTGGTGTGCGACACGTCCTGCACCACATCGGCATCCTCGGTCTTCAGAATCGAATCGGGCAGCAGGCGCGTGTGCCACTGAGGATAGAGCGCGAGCAGGTAGGCCCGCTCCTGGGATAGGCGCACGAGGGGATAACTCCGCACCACGTCCTCGTAGGCGCCCCGCAACTGCTTGACGAACACCTGCTCTGTCCCATTCTTGGAGGTCTTTGTCCCGACGTTCCGGAACCCGTACCTCTCGAGCAACCCGATCAATGGCCCATGCTCCGAAAAGACGGTCACGTAGACCTCGTCCACCTTCTCGAAGATGGCGTGGTCGAAGATCTTCTTGATGAACCGTTCGCCCAGCTTCGTTCCGTGGGCGTTGATCTTCATCGTCCCGACCTTCAAGCGACGCGCAGGCGGCAGGAC
Above is a window of Cystobacter fuscus DNA encoding:
- a CDS encoding ASCH domain-containing protein, which encodes MKVLLSIKPEYAEKILDGEKQFEFRKAVFKNPTVKTVVIYATKPVGKVVGEFDIAEVLSERPSTLWARTAKLAGISRRFFDEYFEGRSTAYAIKVQRVRRYRKPLELRSLIKSGVAPQSFCYLPARARDRDGQDAA
- a CDS encoding N-acetyltransferase: MNLEHLQFKDINLADPFFDSLKANYQEFPIWFAKKADDRAYVFKNDQGTIDGFLYVKVEVGPVADVAPVLPPARRLKVGTMKINAHGTKLGERFIKKIFDHAIFEKVDEVYVTVFSEHGPLIGLLERYGFRNVGTKTSKNGTEQVFVKQLRGAYEDVVRSYPLVRLSQERAYLLALYPQWHTRLLPDSILKTEDADVVQDVSHTNSIHKVYLAAMSGMDALKRGDVLLIYRTSDQQGPAHYRSVATSACVVEEYRPIYSFKTQEDFLAYCRPYSVFEEHELLGFWKHKKYPHVIRFTYNIALKKRVTRKVMIEELGLEGNVRWGFLPLSHKQFLNVLRKGLVDESLVVNKA